The genomic region ACCCGAGCAGGTGGCCCTCGTCGTCCCTAACGGCAGTGATGACGACCTCCGCCCAGAAGCGCGAGGCGTCCTTGCGCACCCGCCATCCCACGTCCACGACGTGGCCGCGCGCTTCGGCCGCTTTCAGGAGCTCTCGGGGCAAGCCGGCGTGGATGGCCTCGGGCGTGTAGAAGCGCTCGTGGCTCCGGCCGATGATCTCGCCGGCGCGGTAGCCCTTCAGGCGCTTGGCGCCTTCGTTCCAGGTCAGCACGAAACCCATGGGATCCAGCATGAAGATGGCGTAGTCCACCACGCTCTTGACGAGCAGGTCGAACTGAAAGAAGCGATCCTTCGCCCCCTTCCTCCGGGTGAACACGCGGCAAGCTGCCTCCTGGACCCTGGTGAGATCCGCGTCAAGCGCGAGGACGATCGCCACGGCCGTCTGGCTATCCGGTGCGAAGCCGGGGACGAAGCTCGTGAGGGCTTGCCTGCGCGCAGCGAAGAAGAGCACGAGATCGCCCGGCTCGATGAGCTCCTCGAGGATCCCCGGATCATGGGCGGGTCCCCGGCGGCACAGGCGCCCTGCCATCCTCTCGCGCAGCTCGCCGGCGTAGAGCGCGTCGAGCAGGCTCGCGAGGTCCGCTTCCATCCACTCCAGCAGCTCGGCCTCGGAGAGATGGGCGAGCTGCCGCAAGATCGGCACCTTCAGCGCCATGGCGCGCCGGAGCTGCTCAGCCGCCAGCTCCTGAAGGCGATCGCGCTTCAGGTAAGCGGCAAAGTCACGGAGGAGGCTGGTTTGCGTCATGGCGGCATTGTCTCACCACCCCCGGCGCGAATCAAAGAGCGAGCGGAAGTTCGTCCCTCGGCGACGCCTGCGGGAAGATGACCCGGAAGGTCGATCCCGCGCCTTCGTCGCTCTCGACCTCGATGCGCCCCCCCTGGGCCTCGACGATCCCCTTCACGTAGGCGAGCCCGATGCCGCTTCCCTTCTCGCGTTGCACCTCCTGGCGATCCGAGCGGTAGAACTGCTCGAAGAGGTGAGCCTTGTCCTGCTGCGTGAGGCCGATCCCGGTGTCCTGGACCTCGATCGCGACGCATTCCCCCGCCGCGCGGGCCCGGATGGTGATCGATCCGGCTTCCTGGGTGTACTTGATCGCGTTGGAGACGAGGTTGTTCATGACCTGCTGGAAGCGATCGGGATCGGCCAGGATCGCGGGCAACTCGCTCGGAAGCGAGGCGTCTATCCGGAGGCCCTTGTGCTCGGCGAGGGGCCGAAAGAAGGTCACCAGGGCGGGAATCGCCTCAAAGAGATCGATCGGCTGCAAGTGCAGCTGGATCCGGCCGGTCTGCAAGCGGGCATACTCGAGCAGCTCCTCGAGCATCGTCTCCATCTGGCTGCACGCGGCGAGGATCTGATCCGTGTACTCCCGCTCGGCCTCGTCCTGGGGATGCGCGCCCTCCTGGAGCAGCTCGGCGTAGCCCATGATGGCGGTGATCGGGATGCGCAGGTCGTGGCTGATGACGTTCAGGAAGTTGGCGCGCAGCTGGTCGAGGCGGCGAAGGTTCTCGACCGTCGCGCCCATGTCCAGGTTGGCGAGGAAGAGCTCCTTGCGCTTGGTCTCCAGCTGCTGGATGGTGCTGGAGATGGTTTGAACGTACTGCGCCAGCGCCGTGCCGAAGCGGTCCCGGTCGCTGCGCGGGGCGATCGCGACGCCGAGATCGCCCTGGGCGACCTGCGAGAGGGCGTCGGACATGGCGACCAGGTAGCGCCGCGCCTCCTGGAAGGCGCGCGTCAACCTCGCGAACTCGTCCTCCCCCGTGACCGTCTCGGTGAGCGGGAACAGCTCCTGGACCGTATCGACGTCGCCCTCTGAGATCGCCTTGCCCGCCCTGGCCAGCCGCTCGACGGGGCGCACGGCCGAGGCGATGAGCGAGTAGATCAGCACCACGATCATGGCCAGTCCGAGCGCCCCGATGACGGCGAGCAGCTGTAGCAGGCGGTAAACGGGCGCGAGGATCTCCGAGCGATCCACCAGCATGGCGAGCGTCCATCCGCCCGGCTGGATCGGAGCCGAGAACATCCAGCTGGGATGCCGGTTGAAGGGATTGGTCACGGCCCTGAAATCCGGCCCGGGGGCACCCACCAGGTGCCGGAAGATGCGCGCCTGCTCGGGAAACTGGTCGAGCGATCGCGTCAGCAGTCGTGGGTCAGGAGCCGTCACGTAGCGCCCTTGCGGGCTGAACATGACGAACATGGCCGAGGCGAAGGGCCTGCTGTTCCGCAACTGCCGCTCGAACAGGCTGAGGCTGCGGTCGACGCCCGTCACCCCCTTGAACGCTCCGTCGATGAC from Pantanalinema sp. harbors:
- a CDS encoding PAS domain-containing sensor histidine kinase, producing MTQTSLLRDFAAYLKRDRLQELAAEQLRRAMALKVPILRQLAHLSEAELLEWMEADLASLLDALYAGELRERMAGRLCRRGPAHDPGILEELIEPGDLVLFFAARRQALTSFVPGFAPDSQTAVAIVLALDADLTRVQEAACRVFTRRKGAKDRFFQFDLLVKSVVDYAIFMLDPMGFVLTWNEGAKRLKGYRAGEIIGRSHERFYTPEAIHAGLPRELLKAAEARGHVVDVGWRVRKDASRFWAEVVITAVRDDEGHLLGFAKVTRDLTERRQAELEAAEQIEALKQADRYKDEFLSVISHELRTPLNFIMGFGSILQDELAGKLNAEQHEYVGKMLTGAERMLAQVKNLLDMSQMAAGAFRIAPSETRYEPVVDEAVSSLKPLAAQKGIALECDVQVPRVVCIDGQRIIQVLGNLVENGIKFTPAGGKIRIAARLEEGSLLTEVADTGEGIDAEAIPRLFKRFQQLDMSTTREAGGIGLGLSISKTIVDAHGGTIGVRSEKGKGSTFWYRLPVGEC
- a CDS encoding ATP-binding protein, translated to MRSVKSKITLRVGVAVSALIAALILAVGLNVLPTKLKDTIRYGHSAVATLAQQVAAINQESLTLARSMAVYQASVGYGHREQTLKYLYDLKVANPAYFGTWTLYTANGDGQDRRWKGKPGGDPGSGRFLPYWNPSPQGLKLGVATDAETLAFGLWGAVERNKACHVTEPYFYNNELQSSYGCAIVIDGAFKGVTGVDRSLSLFERQLRNSRPFASAMFVMFSPQGRYVTAPDPRLLTRSLDQFPEQARIFRHLVGAPGPDFRAVTNPFNRHPSWMFSAPIQPGGWTLAMLVDRSEILAPVYRLLQLLAVIGALGLAMIVVLIYSLIASAVRPVERLARAGKAISEGDVDTVQELFPLTETVTGEDEFARLTRAFQEARRYLVAMSDALSQVAQGDLGVAIAPRSDRDRFGTALAQYVQTISSTIQQLETKRKELFLANLDMGATVENLRRLDQLRANFLNVISHDLRIPITAIMGYAELLQEGAHPQDEAEREYTDQILAACSQMETMLEELLEYARLQTGRIQLHLQPIDLFEAIPALVTFFRPLAEHKGLRIDASLPSELPAILADPDRFQQVMNNLVSNAIKYTQEAGSITIRARAAGECVAIEVQDTGIGLTQQDKAHLFEQFYRSDRQEVQREKGSGIGLAYVKGIVEAQGGRIEVESDEGAGSTFRVIFPQASPRDELPLAL